Genomic window (Candidatus Dormiibacterota bacterium):
GATGTGGCCCTGCTTGGCCCAGTCCAGCGCCTCGAGAAGGGCGCCCCCGCCGGCCTCCTTGAGGACGAACCCGCGCGCCCCGATGGCGAGCGCGCGGCGGAGGATGCGCGCGCTCGGGAACGAGGTGAGCACGATCACCTCCAGCGGCGGCTCGCGCAGCCGGGCCTCGCGAATGATGTCGATCCCCGAGCCGCCCTTCAGCTGCATGTCGGCGATCAGCAGGGTGGTGGTCTCGGGCAGCGTGCTCATCCGCATCCGCGCCTCGGTCAGGCTGCTCGCCTCCGCGACCACGCGGAACCGCCCCGTGCCCTCGAGGAAGCTGCGCACCCCCACCCGGACGACCGCGTGGTCGTCGACGACGAAGACGTCGGTCCGTTCCTCGGTGGTCATGACGCGTGAACCTCGACGTGGGGCATGGGGCCGGGCGACGGCAGCGGCACCAGCGGCGGCGGCGCCGGAGCGGGCACCGGCGCGGGCGGCGGCGGCGCCGGCCGCGGCGGTGCGGTGGGAGCGGCGGGAGCGCGCCGCTGCGGGGGGGCGGCGGCCACCACCGGCGGCGCCGTCGCGGCCGGGGTCGGCGCCGGGCCGAGGGCGAGCTTGACCGGCGCGGCGTGGCCGAGCACGGCGCGGGCCATGGCGGGGTCGTTGCCGTCCATCCCCAGCGCCCAGATGCCCACCCCGCGGAGGTGCGCGGCGTCGGCGAGCTCGGCCTTCATCGCGATCGACTGCGGGTCCTCGTAGTAGGCGAGGTGCCACTGGCCCGACGCCTCCTGCCAGGAGGTCCACGGCGCCGCGGTGACCGGGTCCCAGTAGCGGGGGTGGCCGGCGGTGGCGAGCTCCGCGTAGGTCACCGGCTTCGACGGACCCGACGCGGGGGCGGCGTGGTCGCCGCTCGCGGTCGGCCAGTCGACGCCGTAGAAGGGCATGCCGAGGATCACCTTCCCCGGCCCCGCGGCGGCCGCGTAGGCCGCCACCGCCGCGCCGTCGTTGCTCGGCGCCCCGCGGAGTGGTGCGACGGCCGAGGGGTTGTCGCCCTGCATGTTGTAGGCCATGACGAAGAAGGCGTCGACGGCCGGGGCGATGCGGGCGACGTCGAAGTACCCGGCGGTGTCGCTCGCCGAGTTGGCGTAGGTGTCGACGGTCACCTGCCAGCGCGGGTTGGCGGCGTGGAGCGCGTTCGCCACCGCCACGGTGAAGCCGGCGAAGGCGCCGCGGTCCTGGTTGCCGATGCCCTCGAGGTCGAGGTTCACACCGTCCATCCGCCGGGCGGTGACGGCGTCGACGAGCTCGTGGCTCAGCCGTGCCGGGGCGCCGGGGTCGTTGACCAGGCTGTGCAGGGTGGCGGCGTCGAACTGCTTGGCGGTGAGCACCACCCCGGCACCGGCACCGTGGGCGCGGTCGACCAGCCCGGTGAGCGCGGCGCTCTGGTAGCCGTCCCAGCCGTCGCCGCCGCGGAGCAGCGAGCCGTCGCCGTTGACGTCCACGCCGAAGTAGGCGACGGTGGTGAGCGCGCGCAGCGGGTAGCCCCCCGCGGCGCCCAGGTTCCAGTACGGGGCGAAGCCGAAGATCTCGTGCGGGTGCAGGGCGTGCTCGGCGTAGCCGCTGGCGGGGAGCGCCACCGCCTGCCCCGGCGGCGGCGGCGGCGCGCTGCGGGGGACGCCCGCGGGGGCGCCGGGGGCGGCGGGCCGGAGCAGGCTCAGGGAGTGCGGGGCGGCGGCGGAGGGGAGGGCGCGGTGCGGTGTCGCCGCGCAGAGCCCGGCGCCGGCGGCGACCAGCGCCACCACGGCGAGGGCGTTGCGCCGTCGCGCCGGCAGCATGGCGATACGGCGGGACAGGGCACGGACCACCATCCCCTCCCCTCCTCAGGCCGGCAGTCGCAGCTGGCGGGCGACGTAGATGGCGAGGTCGGGACGCAGCGCCATCACCCGCACCGGCAGGCCGCCGACCCTGGTCTCGATCTCGACGTAGCCGGCGCGGTAGAGGATCTCCGACGGCTGGCCGTTGCCGATGTCGATCTTGAAGCCGCCCCGCCCGGTCCACGGCGAGCCCAGGCTGGCGTCGAGCGGCTGCTCGACCACGATCTGCTCGCCGTTGCCCACGAAGTTCTGGACGTAGTACAGCACCGGCGGCGAGTCCGGCCCGAGCTGATGGCCGACGTTGGCGGCGAGGTCGAGGTGGAAACCCCCCGGGGTCTGGACCAGCAGCGCCTTGGCCGCGCCCCGCGGCGGCCCGTCGATGATCTCGTCGGGGATCTGCTCGGCCGAGTCGGGGAGCAGCACCTTCGCCGGCCGGAAGGCGTCGGGGCCGAAGCTCGGCGACCGGTCCACCTTCACCGCCTCGGCGGTGCGCACCGTCTTGCCGGCGAAGACGATCACCTCACGGAGCATGACGTCGTCGGCGGTGACGCAGGAGTCGACCGTGGCCTGGTTGTCGGCGGAGCCGATCGGCTGGCTGCCGAACTGGTCGTACACGTAATGGATGCAGTGCTCGCCGAGCACCGTCGACCCGCCCTTGCGGGTCGCCTTGCCGGCCCCGACGGCGGCGTCGAGCGCGGGCTGAGAGATCAGGCCGCCGAGAATCGCGGGCGCGTGCGGGGTCGTGAACCCGTCGCCGCTGCCGCCGAGGGTCACCGTGTTGGTGCGGGTGACGATGCTGCCGGAGAGCACCGCGCCCCCGGGGGGCGGCCCGGCACGGTGCTCGAGACGCACGTCGAACGGACGCTTCACCGCCAGGTAGTCGGTCTGCACCCTGGTCTCCGGGCCGGCGCTGTCCTCGACGTGATAGCTGACCGTGAAGGTCTGCGCCGGCTGCACCGCGGGCGGCGGCGGCACCTCGGCGGCACTGTTGCCGCCGCCCCGGCCGCGGACGGCGAGGAGGCCCAGCGAGGCCACCAGCACGAGCAGGGTGGCGCCCACGACCAGCGCGATGCCGAGCACGCGCCGCGACCGCGGTGGCGCCGCCGCGGCGGTGCGGGTGGCGCCGGTGGCCACCGGCCGGTGTCCGTTGGTCGACCCCACCACGGGGAGGGCGCGATCCGTCCTGGATGCGCCCTTGACACTCCACGAGCTGCGTCGTCTCGGCACCTGCTCCCTTCCCCTACTGGCACCCGGAGCCGAACAGCCCGGGCTCAACCACATTCTGCACATCTCCGGGGAGGGCGCGGCCGTTGAACAGCGGGGGCAGCTGGGTCTCGCCGAGCACGGCGGCGAGCACCAGCACACCGAGCAGCAGCACCGCCTCGGCGATCACCACCCGGCGCAGCGACAGCACCGTCGGCCCCGCACGCCGTCCCCGTCGCGCCGCCTCCGGCAGCTCCTGCTCGCGGCGGTGGGCGGCGACCATGCGGTTGTTCACCAGGCCGAAGATCAGGGCGAGGGCGACCCCGGTCACCTTGAAGCCCGCCACCACCCCGTAGCCGGTGCACCAGAGCGCGTTGAGGTTGGAGAGCAACCGCACCAGGATGATCAGCCCGGTGGCGACGAGGACCCCGGCGGTCACGGTCATCACCCGCGAGAAGCGGCTCACCGCCGCCCAGATCTGCGCCGCGTCGCCGCCGGGGAACACCACCACCAGCAGCGCCAGCAGGCCGCCCGCCCAGAAGGCGGTGAGCAGGATGTGGCTCATCATCATCGGGATGTAGAGCCACTCCGGGCTGGCGCTGCCGGTGCCGACGTGGGTGCCGGCGACGAACGCGCCCGCCAGCGCCAGGGCGAGGACGGCGAGCACCACCGGCAGCCGGTCGAGGGCCCGGGCGTCGCGGCCGCGGCGCACGATCAGCATCACCACGCCGACGAGGCCGAGCCAGAGCAGCGCCTTCACCCCCCAGAGGGCGCCGATCGACGAGGCGACGATCCGCGAGGTGCCCACGCCGATGAGCAGCTCGCTGAGCCGCTCGGCGTTGAGCCAGAGCAGCACCGGCATCAGCACCGCGGAGGCCGCACCGGCGACGAGGAGCGCCCGCCAGGCCCTGCCGGCGGGCAGCGGCGGACCGGCCGCGGTGGCGAGCACCGGGCGGCTGCGCCAGAGCAGCGCGCCGAGGAGGACGATGCCGAGCACCGCGTAGAGGAGGACGATCTCCACCGACCGCGCCGCCTCGATGAGCCCGGTGAGCCCGGCGGCGCCACCGCCGCTCTCGAAGCTGCCCACCCGGCGCGCGGCCTGGCTGATGTCGCTCTGCAGCGCCGCCGCGGTCTGCGGGGTGCGCACCGCGAAGTAGTACTGGCCGACCACGGGGTGGGCGTCGAGGCCGACCGCCACCCAGGTGACCAGGAGCACGCCGGCGGCGGTGGGCTTCAGCCGGGCGACGATGGTCTCGTCGTCCTGGAAGGCCGGGGGGCCGGCGAGTGCCGATCCCTGGTCGCCCTCGACGGTGAGCCGGAAGAGCGAGCGGTCGACCGGCTCGTTGTACCTGAGCAGCACCTGGGACTGCGGCCCCGTCACCGTCGACGAGGGTGCGGGGAGCACCGCCAGGATCCGGGCGTGGGCCTGGGCATGGAGGGGGAGCGCGAGCAGCAGCCCGGCCGCCACCACGGTGGCGGCCAGGCCACGGCCCAGCCAGACGATGCGCATCCGCGCTCCGACCGTTCCGTGCGCTCTCAGCTCACCTCACGGACGTGGGGACCGGCGGCGCCGCCGGCAGCATCCGGAGGACGTCGGTCAGGGTCCGCTCCGCCGCATCGGACGGTGTCGCGGCACCCGGCGCCGCGCTGACCCCCAGCGCCGACGAGGGCACCGGCTGCTTGCCGCCGGGCGCCCCCGGGAGGCCCGGGAGGGCGGGCGGGAAGGGCTGCTTGCTGCAGCCGTTCTGGGTGCAGTGGTCCGGCGGGAAGGTCGGCGGGTTGGGGCCGGGCGGGGGCGCCGCCTGGCTGAAGGGGGCGGGCTGGGCGACCAGGTCGCAGGGGCCGAGGCCGGCACGGACGTGCTCCTCGACGCGGCCGAGCTCGAGGGCGCCCGCCGAGGTGGTCTTGCCCCGGGTCGCCTTGGGAGCCAGCCGGGCCTGGATGCCCGCACCCTTGATGTCGAGGTGGCCGCCACTGACCGCGGCGCTGCCGGGCTGGAGCTGGAAGTCGGCCTGGCCGATGCCGGCGGCCTCCAGCGCCTGGGAGAACTTCTGCTGCTGCTCGTTGAACGCCTTGCGCTGGGCCTCGCCCGGGCTGGCGGTGCCGCCCTGGACGCTGAAGCCGTCGCCGCTGAAGCTGTAGACGGAGGCGTTGGCGTTGCGCACGCCGTGGAAGTCGAGCTTCCAGGTGCCCACCGCGCCCTCGGGGGTGCCGTCCATGCTCCACTTGATCTCGGAGCGGAGGAAGTCGATGTGCAGCGCGCCGATGTTGATGTCATACCCGGTGGCGACCTCGCTGCCGCCGACGGTCTTGCCGTCGTAGGTGACGTCGGAGTGGGCCAGGCTCTGGCCGCCGTTGGCGTTGGCGCCCTCGGGGGTGCCGAGCACCAGGGCGCGGGCGTCGGACACCGCCTTGCGCGGCTCCGCGTAGGCGGTGGTGTGGGCGAAGGGGCCGTCGTCGTGCTGGTCGGCGGTGCGGCCGTTGACGGGCGGCGGCCAGTAGGCGTTCGCTCCGGTCGGGTTGGCCGGGTAGACGCCCGAGGTGCCGAGCACGATCTCGCCGGCATAGCCCTCGTAGTACTCGGTCGCCAGCGCGCGCGAATCCGGCTGCGCGGTGATCGCGGCCGAGCTGTAGGGACCCCCGGCGAGGTTCTGGTAGGGGATCTCCAGGATCCCGGCGATCACCAGCGCGTTGCCGTCGGCGTAGTAGTCGGTGAGGCACTGCGGCCCTTCGCTCACCGGCCCCGCGTCGATCGCCTCCGACGCCCGTGCGTAGCGCGCGCCCGCGGTCGCCAGCATGCTGCCGGCCACCGTCAGGACCAGCGCCGTGCGGGCGACGCGCCCCCGGCTCCTCCGCCTGCCCATGGAATCCCCTCCTAGCTTCATCACCGTCCCTCGCCCGTTGCCACTGCTGCTGGGCTCTTCGCCCCTGCTGCCCGCTGACCCGCCGTCTTGGCATGGGCCATGTAACCGTTCTCCTCCAGCCAGCTCGCCGCCTGCTGCGAGGGGCCGTGGAACTTGACCCGGCCGCGCTCGAGCACGTGGATCGTGTCCGCGGCCTTGAGCAGGACCCCGATGTACTGCTCGACGAGCACGATGATCCGGCCCTCGTCGGCGATCGACCGGACCGTGCCGACCAGGTCGGCGACGATCCGCGGGGCCAGGCCGAGCGACAGCTCGTCGAAGAGGATCACCCGCGCGCCGGTGACCAGCGCGCGCCCGATCGACACCATCCGCTGCTCGCCGCCCGAGAGCCGGAAGGACGGGACCTTCTCGCGCTCCTTGAGGCGGGGGAACATGGTGAAGATCTTCTCGACGCGGTCGTTGACCTCGGCCTTGTCGAGCCCCCAGCCGCCCACGGTGAGGTTCTCCCGCACCGACAGCGAGGGGAAGACGCGCCGGCGCTCGGCGACGTACACGATGCCCGCCTGGCCACGCCGGTGGGCGGGCCAGCCGGTGATGTCGCGGCCGTCGAGGTCGACGCTGCCGCCCTGGGTCCTGACCAGGCCGGCGATGCCGGAGAGCAGGCTGGTCTTGCCCGCCCCGTTGGCGCCGATGACGCCGACCACCTGGCCCGGGGGACAGTCGAGGCTGACGCCCCGCACCGCCGGCACCGGGCCGTAGAAGACCTTGAGATCACGGACCGTCAGCCCGGTGCCCTCGACCGCCGCCCTCGCCGGCGGGGACGGGGGCGCCGCAGCGCCGGCCGGCACCGCGGTCTGGGCCTGCGACTGCGCCACCGGCGCTGCCGCCGCCTGCGGCTGGGACCTGGCCCACTCCAGGCGCCCCTCGGGCACCTGTGGCGCCGAGTAGTCGCGGCGCTGCACCGCGGGCATCGACGGGGCCGGCTGCGCCGGCTGGGCCGGCTGCCCCCCCGGAGGGGTGCGCAGCGAGAAGCCCGGGTCGGTCTCGATGGAGTTGTCGTCGCTCATCACGCGGTCACCAGCTCGCCCAGGTAGACACGCCGCACCTGCTCCTCTTGCATCACGCTCTCGAGCGGTCCCTGCACCAGCAGGTGACCGTCCTCCATCACCATCAGGTGCTGGGCGATCGAGGTGATGAACTTGAGGTCGTGCTCGATCGCGAGCAGCCCCCAGCCCTCCTTCGCCTGCAGCCCGATGAGCACCTCGACCAGCCGCTCGGCCTCCTCGTCCTCGAGGCCGCTCACCGGCTCGTCGAGCATCAGCACCTGGGGTCGCACCGAGAGCGCGCGGATCAGCTCCACCTCGCGGCGCACGCCGAAGGGGAGCGCGATCACCGGCACCTCGCGCATCGCGCCGAGCCCGAAGTGGTCGAGCAGCCAGTCGATCCGCTCGACGCGCTCCGGGGAGCCGCCGCCGTACCCGCAGACCACGTTCTGCCCGACGGTGAGGATGTCGGCGAGGCGGGGCTGCTGGAAGGTCCGGCGCACACCCATGCGGGCCCGTGCGAACGGCGGCCGTCCGCTGATGTCCTCGCCGCCGAGGAGCACCGTCCCCTCGCACGGGACGAAGCCCGTCAGCGCGTTGAACAGGGTGGTCTTGCCGGCCCCGTTGGCGCCGACGATCCCGACCCGCTCGCCGGGGCCCACCCGCACGCTGACACCGTCCACCGCGGTGACCCCGCCGAACCGCACGGTGATCTGGCGACCCTCGAGCGCCGCCGCCCCCGAGACGGTGGTGCGCGGCGCCACCGGGGGCGGGGCGACGGTGGTCAGGTCGCTGAGCCGCACCGGGGAGGTGCCGGCGCCGTTCGCGCCGTTGACCGCCACCCCGGTGAGCTCCATCTCGGAGCCGTCCGGCTCGGCCGGCGTCCTGCCGCGCACCCGGTCCGCAAGCGAGCGGAGGGCGACACCGAGCCGGTCGCGGTGCCGGCCGAGCAGCAGGGCGACGAGCAGGATCGTCCCGGAGAGGAAGTTCGGCGAGGGACTGATGCCGAAGTGCTCCAGGGTGATCGGGAGGCCGACGAACGCGATCGCGACCAGCACGATCGACGAGAGGTCGCGCATCCCGCTGGCGATCGGGATGGCGAGGAAGATGACCGAGAAGATGATGCCGAAGCTGAACGGCGACGGCGGGGTGCCGTTGACGAACGCCGAGAGGCAGCCGGCCAAGGCGATCAGCAGGCCCGAGACGCCGAAGACGAGCAGCTTGACCGCCCAATTGCGCAGCCCCGTCGCCGAGGCGCCCTCGGGCACGTGCCCGACCAGCACCGCGTGGAAGCCCTGCCGCGACCTCAGCAGGCGGTGCACCCCGTACATGCTGGTGAACACCACCACCGCGGCCACCAGGTAGATGAGGCGCTGGGTGTCGAACCAGCCGCTGAGGTCGGGCTGGTAGACGCTGCGGCCGGCGGCGCCGCCGGTGAGCACCGGGATCGAGAAGATCACCTTCTCGATCCCCACCTGGATCACCAGCGAGGCGACCACGAAGTACAGGCCGGTCACCGCCAGCGAGGCCAGCCCGCCGAGCAGCGAGAGCCCGATCACGCAGACGATCGCGATCGCCAGACCGAGAAGGTGGTGGCCGATCCCGCCCTGCGCGCCGTTGTAGGCGAAGAGGTAGGCGGCGAGGCCGGCCATGCCGGCGCCGTTGAGCGGCAGCTCGCGCAGCGCGGCGATGGGCAGGAAGAGCCCGAGGCCGATGAGCGCGGCCACCACCGACGACGAGCCCGCGTAGAGCAGGTCGTTGGGGAGCAGGAAGAACCCCGCCACGGTGAGCGCGAGCACCACCGTGAGCGGCGAGAACCTCGGCTTGGGAAGGCGCAGGGCGGCGAGGCGCGAGACCGCCCCGCCCGGTGCCACGGCGCCCGTCACTGGTGCGTTCATCTCCCCTTCCTCAGGTCTGCAGGTGCGCCAGGTGGCGCCGCTTGGTGCCCGCGTAGAACACCGCGATGGCCATGATCACCACCGTCCCCAGCTGCTCGGTCCCCGGGGGCATGATGCCGAGGACGCCGCCGCCGAGGATGCCCTCGGTGGTGCCGATGAGCACCCCGCCACCGAAGGCCAGGGCGAAGGACTCGAGCCCGCCGAGGATCGCCCCCGCCAGCGCATACACGGAGACGAACAGCAGCAGGATGGTGTCGAGCAGGGTCCGGTTGCTGATCAGGATCCCGGCCAGCCCGGCCATGCCGCCGGCCATCGCCCACACCCCGATCACGTAGATGCTGAGCGGGATGCCCAGGGTGGCCGCACCCGCCGGGTCGTCGTAGATGGCCCGGACGAAGAGACCGAAGCGGGTGTAGCGGATCATCGCCGTGGCCGCGAGCACCACCGCGAGGGTCACCGCGAAGGTGCCGATCTGGTGCGCGGCGACGAAGGTGAGCGCGAAGTTGAAGCCGCCGGTGCCGAAGGGCGAGACCGGGGCGATCGTGGTCGGGGGCAGGATCCGGTCGACCAGCGCGAAGAGCAGCAGGGTGATGCAGAGCGTGAAGATCATGACGAAGCCCTTGGGCCAGTCGCTCATGAGCAGGTTGCACCAGCCCAGGAACGCTCCGACCGCGGCTCCCACGATCACTGCCGCGACCAGGGAGACGATCACCGGAGCCCCCCATTGGGCGGTCATCCAGTAGAAGACGGTCGCTCCCAGGGCGGCGACTCCCGCCTGTCCCAGGTTGACGACGCGGCTGATGCGGTAGGAGGCGACCATGCCGAAGGCCATCAGCCCGTAGATCGTCCCCAGGAACACGCCGATGATCAGCGCGGAGACGAAGAGCGCCACCGTGAGTTTCTCCTTGTTGGCCGACAGGCCGAAGAGCCGTCGTGGATTGGAGGAGTGAGCCCGGGGGACCCTTGCGTGGAGGTGGAGGCCCCCCGGGCTCGTCGGATTCAGTCAGCCGGCAACGGCCGGTGAGCTGTCTAGGTGTTGACGGGGTCGGGCAGGATGCGCTTCAGGCCGTAGCCCTGGTCGGCATCACCGGTGGTCCACTCGTAGAGGTACTCCCGGTTGAAGGAGTACGGCTCCTGGCCGTGGTCGCCGTGCGGCCATTTCAGGGTCACTCCCATCCCGCTGTCGAAGGACTGCGTCTCCAGCGCCTGGATGAAGCGGGCGCGGGTGAGGTTGGGTCCGAGGGTGCGGGCCACGTCGCCGAAGATCTTGGTGCAGACGATCGTGGACTGGGTGATGTGATGGCCCATCACGTACTTCAGGTGGAAGCCGACGATGTCGAAGCCGGTGTACTTGTTGGTGAGCATCCGCCAGAACTGCAGGCCGGGAAGCGCCTCGTCGGCCGCGGAGTTGCCCTGCGCGCCGGGCACGACCCACGAGGTGATCGTGGTGACGTGGTTCTTGGTGTAGTCACCGAAGATGGGGCCGTACCCCGGGTCGCCGGTGAGGTGGTTCGCGAAGAAGCCCTTGCTGGGGTACCAGTTCTGGCCCTGCGCGTCGTGGAAGAACTTGGCCACGGGAGCCGGCCACGAGAACGAGACGATGGCGTCGGGGTTGGCGACGCGCATCGCCAGCACGTGCTGCGACTCGTCCGGCGAGTCCCACTCCTGACCGACCTTCTGGACGACCTTGATGCCGTGCTGCTGGAAGACCTGGGTGGCCACGTCGGCCGCCGCGATGTCCTCGGAGACGTTCAGGTAGAGGATGCCCACGGTCGCGGGCTTGGTGTTCGTCGAGATCCACTTGGCCACATTGCTCGCCTCGCGCATGCCGTTGGCATGGCAGGGGAACATGTAGGGGTCGGTGTACTCGCTCTTGAACCAGCCCCAGCTCATCCACGGCACCTTGTCCTTGGCGAGGGTGTCGTGGATGACGTCGGTGACGAAGGTCTCGGACGGCACGAACGCGAAGACCTGGCCCTTCAGCTTCTCGTAGCAGGCACGGGCGCGGGTCACGTCGCCGCCGTCGTCGCAGGTCAGCAGGTTGACCTTGCGACCGGCGACGCCACCGGTGTCGTTGATGTACCGGACCACGGCGTCGGTCATGCGCTGGCTGGCCAGGGCGATGGGGGGACCGAGGCTGCGGTTCGCCGATGCGATGTTGATGAGGCCGATGTTGATCGACGTCGCGGTCACGCCCACGTCGGAGGCGAAGTTGGCTCCGGGAGCGGGCGCGGCGGGATTCGGGACCGCCGGCTTGGGCACGACCGGGGCGGGCGGAAGGTTCTTGTTGGCGCCGGCCGCCGGAGCTGCCGGGTTGGCGGCACCCGGCGCTGCGGGGGCGGGATTGGCGGCGCCGGGCGCGGCGGGCGCCGGGTTCGCGCCACTCGGGTTCTGGGCGCCGGTGCCCGGGGCCTGGCCCTGGGACTGGCTGGAGCCCTGCACCGAGGCGTCGGTGCGGGCGGTGCTGGAGCCTCCGCCGCCGCACGCCGCCACCGCGACGACGACGCCGGCCGAGGCGACCCAGAAGCGCGCCTGCCTCGACTTCAATATGTTCCTCATCAGCGTATTCCGCCTCCTTCATCCATCAGCAATTGCTGCACCCGGCCTCGTGCAGTCAGGGTCCAAGCGATCTCTGGGGGCCCTGGCATGGACCCTGTTCGGGTGAATCTCCGCGCGATAAACACGTGCCCTCCGTGGCGCCAGGCGTCCCCTGGGGCGGGGTCGGAATCTCCAACCCGCCCCCACCGACTCCCGATCCGGCAACTGGAGGGAATTCTGAGACAGCCTCTTCGCGAGTCGATACACCCGCAAGCCGCGCCGAACCGTGTTGACGATGACCACCAAAGACGGAGCGGCGGTCGAGAAAGGGGGAGGCGACCGGGGCTGCGGCGACGCTAGCGTGTGGGGTTTTCGCCCGGTGAACCGCGGTTCTTCCGGGCGGTCAGACCGCCGCGTAGAAGCGGTCGAAGAAGATGCGCCCGTCGCGCACGCCCTTGGCCTCGAGCAGCAGCGACGTGCTGTCGCACATCGGCGGATTGCCGCAGAGGTAGACGTCGTACGGGCTGGCGTCGTGGAGGTGGCGCTGGATCGCGTTGGTGACCCTGCCCACCTCGCCGGCCCACCCGTCCCCGGGCACCTCGACGACGGGGAGGTGGGTGAACGAGCGCAGCCGCCGGCCGATCGCCGCGATCTCGCCGGCGAGCACCACCTCCTCGGGGATGCGGGCCCCGAAGTAGAAGTGGAACTCGCGGGGATCGTCGCGCTCGACCGCCTGCTCGAGCATCGACAGGATCGGGGCGATCCCCGAGCCTCCCGCCACCAGCAGCACCGGGTCGGCGCCCTCGCGGAGGTAGCCGACGCCGTAGGGTCCGCGCACCCGCATCGGGCTGCCCCGCTCGAGCCGGTCGATCTGGCCGCTGAAGCGGCCCCCCTGGATGCGCTTGGCGACGAACTCGGTGGTGGGCTGGCGCGACGGGGGGCTGCTGATCGAGTAGGCGCGCCAGTCGTCCTGGCTGCCGGGGACGCCCAGCTGGACGTACTGCCCGGCGTAGAAGTGAAGGGGGCGCTCGAGCTCGAGGCGCAGCCGCCAGAGGTCGCCGCCGAGGTGCTCGACCCCGGCCACCTCCGCGCGGCGCTCCTCGGGCACCAGGTCGGGGAGCATCCGCGGGTCGTTCACCGTCGAGCTCTGGATCTCCAGGTCGCAGAGCGGGATGGCGCAGCAGAGCAGCGCCCAGCCATCCTCGCGCTCGCCGGGAGGCAGCGAGTAGGGCGAGGCGATGCCGAAGTCGACCTCGCCGTCGAGCAGGAGGTACTTGCAGCTCGAGCAGTTGCCGTGGAGGCAGCCGTACTTCAGCCGCACCCCCTGGCGGAGGGCGGCGGCGAGCACGCTCTCGCCGGGGTTGACCTCGAAGCTGCGCCCGTCGGGGGTGAGCTGGACCTGGTGGATCTCGCTGGTCTCGGCCACGGGGGGAGGATCAGCCGGCGGCCGGGCCGGGCGCCTCCGCCTCGTCCCCCTCGAGGTAGCTCATCTCCGAGGTGACCAGGAAGTAGTCGCCGCCGGCGTGGGCGCGGCCCACGAAGGTGGCCATGGTCACCAGCCACTGGCTCAGCTGCAGCGGCCGGCCCAGTGCCTCGGCGACGTCCTCCATCTCGATGCGCAGCTCGCCCTCGCCCTCGATCTTCCAGTAGGTGCCGAAGTCGTGCACCTGAGCGTCGGGATACCGCATCTCCACCACCTCGATGGTGGCGTCGGCCTCCTCGCTCTTCATCAGGCCGAGGGCTACCTTCCGGCGCGGACCCGAGATCATCGTGCTCATGTTCGGGGGACTCCCCCGCCCCCTGCCACTGGCGCCGGCGACAGGCCGAGCGCCTCCAGGAGCTCGCGCTGGCCCTGCAGCACCCCGGCGAGGGCGTCGTCGAAGGTGACCACGTCGATCCGCGCCCGGTCGAAGACGGGGCGCAGCGCGCGGGTGGCCTCGAGCACCGGCGGGGTCCAGGCGTCGATCCACTCCACGATGGTGTCGCGGTTGGCGGCGTGGCCCTCGACCGGCTCGGCGGTGACCATCCGCACCAGCTCCTCGGTGTAGGCGAGGTTGCGGCGGCGGTCGCGCTCGGTGGTGCTGACGATGAAGGGGGTGACC
Coding sequences:
- a CDS encoding branched-chain amino acid ABC transporter permease yields the protein MALFVSALIIGVFLGTIYGLMAFGMVASYRISRVVNLGQAGVAALGATVFYWMTAQWGAPVIVSLVAAVIVGAAVGAFLGWCNLLMSDWPKGFVMIFTLCITLLLFALVDRILPPTTIAPVSPFGTGGFNFALTFVAAHQIGTFAVTLAVVLAATAMIRYTRFGLFVRAIYDDPAGAATLGIPLSIYVIGVWAMAGGMAGLAGILISNRTLLDTILLLFVSVYALAGAILGGLESFALAFGGGVLIGTTEGILGGGVLGIMPPGTEQLGTVVIMAIAVFYAGTKRRHLAHLQT
- a CDS encoding ABC transporter substrate-binding protein yields the protein MRNILKSRQARFWVASAGVVVAVAACGGGGSSTARTDASVQGSSQSQGQAPGTGAQNPSGANPAPAAPGAANPAPAAPGAANPAAPAAGANKNLPPAPVVPKPAVPNPAAPAPGANFASDVGVTATSINIGLINIASANRSLGPPIALASQRMTDAVVRYINDTGGVAGRKVNLLTCDDGGDVTRARACYEKLKGQVFAFVPSETFVTDVIHDTLAKDKVPWMSWGWFKSEYTDPYMFPCHANGMREASNVAKWISTNTKPATVGILYLNVSEDIAAADVATQVFQQHGIKVVQKVGQEWDSPDESQHVLAMRVANPDAIVSFSWPAPVAKFFHDAQGQNWYPSKGFFANHLTGDPGYGPIFGDYTKNHVTTITSWVVPGAQGNSAADEALPGLQFWRMLTNKYTGFDIVGFHLKYVMGHHITQSTIVCTKIFGDVARTLGPNLTRARFIQALETQSFDSGMGVTLKWPHGDHGQEPYSFNREYLYEWTTGDADQGYGLKRILPDPVNT
- a CDS encoding 2Fe-2S iron-sulfur cluster-binding protein encodes the protein MAETSEIHQVQLTPDGRSFEVNPGESVLAAALRQGVRLKYGCLHGNCSSCKYLLLDGEVDFGIASPYSLPPGEREDGWALLCCAIPLCDLEIQSSTVNDPRMLPDLVPEERRAEVAGVEHLGGDLWRLRLELERPLHFYAGQYVQLGVPGSQDDWRAYSISSPPSRQPTTEFVAKRIQGGRFSGQIDRLERGSPMRVRGPYGVGYLREGADPVLLVAGGSGIAPILSMLEQAVERDDPREFHFYFGARIPEEVVLAGEIAAIGRRLRSFTHLPVVEVPGDGWAGEVGRVTNAIQRHLHDASPYDVYLCGNPPMCDSTSLLLEAKGVRDGRIFFDRFYAAV
- a CDS encoding MmoB/DmpM family protein codes for the protein MSTMISGPRRKVALGLMKSEEADATIEVVEMRYPDAQVHDFGTYWKIEGEGELRIEMEDVAEALGRPLQLSQWLVTMATFVGRAHAGGDYFLVTSEMSYLEGDEAEAPGPAAG